atattattaactttggctaaaaagcctctgagccaaaatcccaaatacacaaaaatacataaagcacactttaaaattacgagTCTTAtattattcgtattcaccaagagtgccacttgctctgataggattctgagcttctctaatacttcctcgttggaaggtttttggcgcttctcttgaggaaaaaagcttttgggagttacgccaaatcctttccccctcactcgaccgaaatactcagggacattaaacactttcccaagaatgtccctgcaagtatccttgt
This Cicer arietinum cultivar CDC Frontier isolate Library 1 unplaced genomic scaffold, Cicar.CDCFrontier_v2.0 Ca_scaffold_3561_v2.0, whole genome shotgun sequence DNA region includes the following protein-coding sequences:
- the LOC140919147 gene encoding uncharacterized protein, which gives rise to MGYARLEQQIRKDTQADQPLGRHILWKEARVNKEGVVDNENVKKVVQLCEIIEQSSETQEGNKDTCRDILGKVFNVPEYFGRVRGKGFGVTPKSFFPQEKRQKPSNEEVLEKLRILSEQVALL